In Paenarthrobacter sp. GOM3, a single window of DNA contains:
- a CDS encoding Fpg/Nei family DNA glycosylase: protein MPEGHSVHRLARQFQDVFGGWRLDVTSPQGRFAPGAAQLTGHTMVDAMAHGKQFFLRFDHGLILHVHLGLYGAWSFGGDESFTGASSIGAPRRIGERETGSAESDGAYVGPPAPVGAVRVRLVSDHGWADLRGATTCAAITPAEADAVLARLGPDPLHNRPGDRDEFIRRLRRRKTAVALLLMDQSVLAGVGNIYRAEVLFRQAVDPWTPGSSIDAETAGRLWDDTVETMADGVRDGRIVTTPPALWTGGWAAAPDADAHFVYKRHGLPCRACGTLVGITEIGARKLYWCPGCQV from the coding sequence GTGCCCGAAGGCCACTCGGTCCATCGCCTGGCCCGCCAATTCCAGGATGTTTTTGGCGGCTGGCGCTTGGACGTTACCAGCCCGCAAGGACGGTTCGCCCCCGGCGCCGCGCAGCTGACCGGGCACACCATGGTTGACGCCATGGCCCACGGAAAGCAGTTCTTCCTCAGGTTCGACCACGGACTAATCCTCCACGTCCATCTGGGCCTGTACGGGGCCTGGAGCTTCGGCGGCGACGAATCCTTTACTGGGGCGTCCAGCATCGGGGCTCCCCGTCGCATCGGCGAGCGGGAGACCGGTTCAGCTGAATCGGACGGTGCTTACGTTGGGCCACCGGCGCCAGTGGGGGCCGTGCGTGTCCGCCTCGTTTCGGACCACGGCTGGGCGGACCTGCGCGGGGCCACCACCTGCGCGGCAATCACACCTGCGGAAGCCGATGCCGTGCTGGCCAGGCTGGGTCCGGACCCGTTGCATAACCGTCCGGGGGACAGGGACGAGTTCATACGACGCCTGCGCCGCCGCAAGACCGCCGTGGCGTTGTTGTTGATGGACCAGTCGGTGCTCGCCGGGGTGGGCAACATCTATCGGGCCGAAGTACTGTTCCGGCAGGCGGTTGATCCGTGGACCCCAGGGAGCAGCATCGACGCCGAAACGGCTGGGCGTCTGTGGGACGACACCGTGGAAACAATGGCCGACGGCGTCCGCGACGGACGGATTGTTACGACGCCTCCGGCACTGTGGACCGGTGGATGGGCAGCCGCCCCCGACGCCGATGCGCACTTCGTCTATAAACGTCACGGCTTGCCCTGCCGGGCATGCGGGACGCTGGTGGGGATCACGGAAATAGGTGCACGCAAGCTGTACTGGTGTCCGGGCTGCCAGGTTTAG
- a CDS encoding ribose-5-phosphate isomerase translates to MELSAHLVSYLTAKGYDVVDHGPKEYDALDDYPSFCINAGLAVVADQEAGVHALGIVLGGSGNGEQIAANKVKGVRAALAWNLSTAKLAREHNDANVVAVGGRQHSVEEATELIEAFLAEPFSNDERHVRRIGKIAVYENTGEIVE, encoded by the coding sequence ATGGAACTGAGTGCCCACCTGGTCAGCTACCTCACTGCCAAGGGCTACGACGTGGTGGATCACGGTCCCAAGGAGTATGACGCGCTGGATGACTACCCGTCCTTCTGCATCAACGCAGGCCTCGCCGTGGTCGCCGACCAGGAAGCCGGCGTGCATGCCCTGGGCATCGTCCTTGGCGGCTCCGGCAATGGGGAGCAAATTGCTGCCAATAAAGTCAAGGGTGTCCGCGCCGCCCTGGCCTGGAACCTGTCGACGGCCAAGCTCGCCCGCGAACACAATGACGCCAACGTCGTTGCAGTCGGAGGCCGCCAGCACAGCGTCGAGGAAGCCACGGAGCTGATCGAGGCGTTCCTCGCTGAACCTTTCAGTAACGACGAACGGCATGTCCGCCGGATCGGCAAGATCGCGGTGTACGAAAACACCGGCGAAATCGTCGAATAG